Part of the Sulfurovum sp. TSL6 genome, GCCCCATAGATCATCTCTCCACCTATCCATCTACTGTTTGGAAACCCCAAGATAATGGCAGCATCTCTTTCCAGATAGTTTTGCACCAAAGACATAAAAAAAGGTTTGAAATTGATATTTGGACTTTGGAGTGTACCTATACTGATGAGCAGATCAAATCTTCCAAGGTTTAAACTCGCTAAGTCATTGATGTCGTGTGCGTAAAATGTCACATTTTCTTCAGGAAAACAGCTTTCAGCATAGCTTATAGCAGATTTTGAATGGTCAACACCTGCAAGCTTCATTGTTTTATAAGTGTCTGTATCTAACGTGCTTTTGATGACATTGAATTCATCACCTGTATTGATACCTAGGTTTAAGATCGATCTTCTTTGACATAGCCTGGCATTTTGTAAGGCTTGAGTGTAATAGTAAAGAAATGCTGGTTCTTCCATTTTGTGTATCTGCGAAAAATGGGAGTCTACACCATATTTTTCCTCTTTTGTGCTTGAGGATTCTATATGAAAAGAGCTTTGTGTCTCCAGTTTTTTAAAATGAAGTTTTACAAGAGGATAGGTAGTTTTTTCAGGGGTCATCATTTTACACATTAAAAGTTCTGCCAGGTCTGACCATGATTTGTATCCTCGGTAGATATAGTTTTCTCCTTCTATCTCTACTATTTCACCAGCATACCCTTCTACAAGATCAGGGTCAAGTATTTCAAAGCTGAAGTATTTTCCTGTTGCACATGTGTTTGCCTGTGCACTCAGAGCGATGATGATATCTTGCATAGGCTGGGTAGTAAATGTCAAAAGAGTACTCCGTATTTCTATATAATATTATTTAGTATTATACTGGTATTGGGTTTGTAATGACATATTTTATCATAGATGTTTAATATGAGAGTTTGTATTGCATTTTAAGTGATCATCCATTCCCATATTTTGTGGAAATGGATTAGACAGGGGTTAGTGACAGATTTTATCTGTACTTTTACTCTCTACTGCTCATGATTTCCTTCTAGCTATAGATCTCGATATTTAGCCAAAGGTTATACAAGCTTGCGGATGATGTATCGTTTTATGAAACATAAACTCTTTTTCACTAATGGATCCATCTTTGTTAGTATCGATCGTTGAGAAGGAATGGGTTTCTCCTGCATTTTTCAGCATTTTGCCTTCTGCGGCTCTCTGCTTCATACGTTTAGTACGGGCTTCTTCCAATTCACTTTTAGTGATCTTACCATCACTGTTAAGATCGAATTCGGAGAACCTAGGTTGATCTATTGCCCAAGCACCCGAAGTTAACAGTGCCAAAATGATTAACTTTTTCATGGTTTCCTCCTTTTGTATTGGATTTATTATCTATGATCAGTTAATTGTTTTATTATATAAGTTCTGTGTGCAAAGTATGTGGAACGAAAAAATAAAGGTTTAACGAAGAGGCCAAAACCAGGGCCACAGGCAAATGAACCTTTTAGCCATAGCAATACTCTGCCTTTTGTGCAGTATGAATCTACAACACTATTGGTTTTATCGTTTAAGGGCAATTGCCTCCTGGACAATTTCCTTTGTTTTGCATTCTCTGGGTTTGGTGTATACGGAATTCCTCTTTACTTATGGTTCCGTCATTGTTAGTATCAATATCTGCAAATGTAGGGGCATTCCCGGAATTTTTTCCAAGTCCTGTACCTTTCCCCATACCTTTTCTAGGACAATTACCTACACAGATACCTTTGTTTTTCATTTTCATCTGCTCTTTTTGATGTATACGGAATTCATTTTTATCGATGATCCCATCATGGTTGATATCCATTGTGGCAAAAGCAGGAGCCTTTGCTGCATTTCTTAGCATTTTGCCCTCTTTAGCCTTATTACTCATACGTTTTGCCCGTGCTTCTTCCAATTCACTTTGGGTGATCTTTCCGTCATTATTGAGATCATACTGCTCAAACATAGGCATCTGCTTCATACAGTTTTTTCCACCAGCCATCATGCCTTTTCCCATGCCCATGCCATTTGTCTGCATATATTTTTGTCGTTCTTCCATACTCATACTCTGCATACGTTTTTGCATCTCTTCACGAAATGCAGGACGATCATCTGCAGGAACACTTCCTCGCATCTTCATCATCTCTTCTGTACTCATATGGGCAAAATCAGTAGCCCATGCCGCAGAAGCTAACAGTCCTATTATGATCAATCTTTTCATTGTTTATTCCTCTAATTTATTGAATTCATTTCTTTAGCAAGAAGTGTTATAGTATACTACTTTTTATATGTGTAATGTATGTGGAACTTGATGAGGGGTACAAAATAGTTGTAGTTTAATAATAGATATATTTTGAAGAAAATATCCTTTCTAAATACACTAAAAAATTAAAAAAGATTAGAAGACAAATTTGACGATTACGTACATAACGACTACTAATTCTTATTTAGAAAGGATTTTGTAGTATATCTATCTATTGTAAATTAAATGTAAAATATTTAACTTTTTGATATTATTTCAATACTAATTATTTTTACAGAAGGGATCTTTAGTGTCAAGATATGATCTCATAGTAGTGGGTTCGGGAGCAGCGGGTATGATGGCTGCCATTACTGCTGCTCGTACAGGAAAGTCTGTACTTCTTTTAGAAAAACTCTCCAAGATAGGTTCAAAACTTAAAGCCACAGGTGGTGGACGCTGTAACTTGACCAATACACTTTCAAATGAAGACTTTATGGCTCGTTTTGGCCGTGACGGACGTTTTATGACGCCGGCATTGGAAACCTTAGACCATAAAGCACTTATGGATTTTTTTGAAGAGATCGGTGTAGAGAGCCATGCTCCGGATGGCTACCGGGTTTTTCCCATTACACACAGTTCGTCAACCATTATCAATGCCATGGAACAAGAGATGCATAATCTCGGTGTCATAGTAAAATGTTCTCAAAAAGTTGAAACGTTAGACCATGATGGTGTAAAAGTTACGGGGGTACATACGCAAACCGACACATTTCAAAGTGATGCCGTAGTCATCGCTACTGGAGGGTTGGGTTACCCTGTACTGGGTGCAGAGGGTGACGGATACCCTATAGCAGAGTCTGTAGGGCACAAGGTAACAGATCTCTACCCTGCTATGATGCCGCTTAAAACCAAGGAGACCTGGGTTGGTAACTGCAGGGCAGATACCATTGCAAAGGTTGATATGCACGTTGATATGAAAAAATATAAAAAACTCTCTGCCAAAGGAGATCTTATCTTCACCAAAGGCGGTATACGTGGTCCGGTGGTCTTAGATTTTTCCAGGGAGATCACCCCGCTTTTGAGTAAATTTGATGAAGTACCCATTCTCGCAAACTTTACCAAAGGCATGAATGAAGAGCAGATACGTCAACACTTTAAAGAGGAATTGGCAAAAGATCCTCACCGTAATACATTAGAATTACTACAGACTCTGCTTCCCAAGTCTGTAAGTAGGGAACTCTGTAAACTTGCCGAAGTTGACCCTACTCTCTCTTTGGGTAAGCAAGTAGGGTCAGCACGAGACAAACTCATCAAACTTCTGGTATGGACACCGCTTACGATCAACGGACATGACGGCTTTAAAATGGCTATGATCACACGCGGAGGCATACATCTCAAAGAGATAGATCCCTACACCATGCAAAGTAAGAAACTCAAGAGGCTTTACTTCTGCGGAGAGATCATGAACCTGGATGGACCTTGCGGCGGGTATAACTTGCAGTGGTCTTTTGCCAGCGGATATTTAGCAGGCAAATTAAGATAACCACTGTGCTGAATAGAAGAAGTCACTTGTAAAACTATTATGGTAAAATTCCGACCATAAACAAAGTAAGGAATTGATGTGTTTAACATTCAAAACTATTCAAAACAAAACATTAAAAATGACATTCTATCGGGTGCATTGGTCGCTGTTGCCCTTGTACCTGAAGCGATTGCCTTTTCATTTATCGCAGGGGTTTCGCCGGTTGTAGGACTCTACGGTGCCTTTATTATCGGGCTTATTACAGCACTTCTTGGAGGTAAACCGGGAATGATCTCCGGTGCTACAGGGTCTGTTGCAGTGGTATTTGTAAGTCTTGGTCTTTCTGTCAAGTCTATGTATCCTGAGCTTGGTACCGAAGCATTAAGCATGATGGTACTGCACTATATCTTACTGACCTCCATTATAGCAGGACTCATACAGGTAGCGATCGGAGTGCTGAAGATGGGTAAGTTTATCCGTCTTGTGCCTCAACCTGCCCTCTTTGGTTTTGTGAATGGTCTTGCTATTGTGATAGCAATGGCACAGCTTCCTTTCTTGGCACCTAAAAATATGGAACAATACAGTGGCTGGATGGAGATCATCTCTGAGAGTTTTACAGAAAACTATGTGATGTATGTAATTGTAGCTATTACCATGGCTACGATGCATTTTTTACCCAAGTACAGTAAAGCTGTTCCTGCAGGGCTTGTAGCCATTGTAGTACTTACACTGCTAACCTATTTCATGCACATTGATACCAAAGTGGTCGGTGACATGGCAGATCTTTCAAATGTTTCTTTGCCATCGTTTGTGATGCCTCTAGCTGAACTCTTTAATTGGGCATCCATGGCAATTATTTTACCCACAGCACTTATCGTAGCGCTCGTCGGGCTTATAGAGTCATTGCTTACACTTTCTGTACTGGATGAGATGGGTGGTGAACGTGGTTCCGGGAATAAAGAGTGTATCGCCCTTGGTATCGGGAACTCCACTTCGGGATTCTTTGGCGGTATGGCAGGATGTGCGATGATCGGTCAATCTGTGATCAACTTTACTTCGGGTGGTTTGGGTCGTCTTTCCTCCTTTACCGCAGCGGTGCTGCTTATCATCCTTGTGGTGAGTTTTTCCGATGTCATAGCGGTCATTCCTATAGCAGTACTCGTAGGTATCATGTTCATGGTGAGTATCGGTACTTTTGAATTCTCTTCCCTTAAACGTATCAAACATATGCCTCGATCAGATGCATTTGTATTGGTCGTAGTAACCATCATCACGGTACTTGAAGACCTTGCAGTGGCAGTGATAGCCGGTATCATCATCTCTGCACTGGTATTTGCATGGGAACATGCAAAGATATTTTCACGTACTTCTACCGATGATGAAGGCAGAAAGATCTACACACTTGAGGGACCTCTCTTCTTCGCGTCTGTGACTTCATTTAATGAGCAGTTTGATATAGAGAATGACCCGGATGCTGTTGTCATAGACTTTAAGAATGCCAGAGTCATGGACAGTTCTGGTGCAGAAGCCATAGACAGCATTACAGATAAATATAAACAAGCCGGAAAAAAACTAACACTTAGACACCTTTCCAAAGACTGTAAAAGCATGTTAAAAACAGCAGGACCTTTCTGCACCTATGAAGAAGATGATCCTACGTATAAAGTTGCAGCCAATATATAAATCTTACTATACGCCAAAATTTTCCAATAGATAGAAAACGCTGGCGTCTCTTTTCTTTCGTTACACAGTTTTTCCATACTCTATATACTAGTATAGAGTTAGAAGAACTTTAAGAGGTGAAGTATGTTTTATAAATATTATATGACTGTATTACTGTTTAGTTCCCTTCTCTTGGCACAAAAGATCGGCTTCGAATATGAAGGTATACCTGTAGAAACTATAGATGCAAAAGGTAATAGTGTTTATACCATAGTAAAACGGGATATACCAAATGTGTGTGAAAATATACCTGTTACCAATTTGATGCTATGGACAGGAAATTATGCCCATTCCAAAG contains:
- a CDS encoding EF-hand domain-containing protein, with protein sequence MKKLIILALLTSGAWAIDQPRFSEFDLNSDGKITKSELEEARTKRMKQRAAEGKMLKNAGETHSFSTIDTNKDGSISEKEFMFHKTIHHPQACITFG
- a CDS encoding SulP family inorganic anion transporter; this encodes MFNIQNYSKQNIKNDILSGALVAVALVPEAIAFSFIAGVSPVVGLYGAFIIGLITALLGGKPGMISGATGSVAVVFVSLGLSVKSMYPELGTEALSMMVLHYILLTSIIAGLIQVAIGVLKMGKFIRLVPQPALFGFVNGLAIVIAMAQLPFLAPKNMEQYSGWMEIISESFTENYVMYVIVAITMATMHFLPKYSKAVPAGLVAIVVLTLLTYFMHIDTKVVGDMADLSNVSLPSFVMPLAELFNWASMAIILPTALIVALVGLIESLLTLSVLDEMGGERGSGNKECIALGIGNSTSGFFGGMAGCAMIGQSVINFTSGGLGRLSSFTAAVLLIILVVSFSDVIAVIPIAVLVGIMFMVSIGTFEFSSLKRIKHMPRSDAFVLVVVTIITVLEDLAVAVIAGIIISALVFAWEHAKIFSRTSTDDEGRKIYTLEGPLFFASVTSFNEQFDIENDPDAVVIDFKNARVMDSSGAEAIDSITDKYKQAGKKLTLRHLSKDCKSMLKTAGPFCTYEEDDPTYKVAANI
- a CDS encoding methyltransferase domain-containing protein — its product is MTFTTQPMQDIIIALSAQANTCATGKYFSFEILDPDLVEGYAGEIVEIEGENYIYRGYKSWSDLAELLMCKMMTPEKTTYPLVKLHFKKLETQSSFHIESSSTKEEKYGVDSHFSQIHKMEEPAFLYYYTQALQNARLCQRRSILNLGINTGDEFNVIKSTLDTDTYKTMKLAGVDHSKSAISYAESCFPEENVTFYAHDINDLASLNLGRFDLLISIGTLQSPNINFKPFFMSLVQNYLERDAAIILGFPNSRWIGGEMIYGAKAPNYAMSEMSLLFNDVMFCKKYLQQKKFRVTLTGKQYIFLTATKII
- a CDS encoding EF-hand domain-containing protein, yielding MKRLIIIGLLASAAWATDFAHMSTEEMMKMRGSVPADDRPAFREEMQKRMQSMSMEERQKYMQTNGMGMGKGMMAGGKNCMKQMPMFEQYDLNNDGKITQSELEEARAKRMSNKAKEGKMLRNAAKAPAFATMDINHDGIIDKNEFRIHQKEQMKMKNKGICVGNCPRKGMGKGTGLGKNSGNAPTFADIDTNNDGTISKEEFRIHQTQRMQNKGNCPGGNCP
- a CDS encoding NAD(P)/FAD-dependent oxidoreductase gives rise to the protein MSRYDLIVVGSGAAGMMAAITAARTGKSVLLLEKLSKIGSKLKATGGGRCNLTNTLSNEDFMARFGRDGRFMTPALETLDHKALMDFFEEIGVESHAPDGYRVFPITHSSSTIINAMEQEMHNLGVIVKCSQKVETLDHDGVKVTGVHTQTDTFQSDAVVIATGGLGYPVLGAEGDGYPIAESVGHKVTDLYPAMMPLKTKETWVGNCRADTIAKVDMHVDMKKYKKLSAKGDLIFTKGGIRGPVVLDFSREITPLLSKFDEVPILANFTKGMNEEQIRQHFKEELAKDPHRNTLELLQTLLPKSVSRELCKLAEVDPTLSLGKQVGSARDKLIKLLVWTPLTINGHDGFKMAMITRGGIHLKEIDPYTMQSKKLKRLYFCGEIMNLDGPCGGYNLQWSFASGYLAGKLR